A stretch of the Ignavibacteriales bacterium genome encodes the following:
- the nusG gene encoding transcription termination/antitermination protein NusG, with translation MNKRWYVVRTYSGHEAKVKTYLESETARLNLSERLSSVMIPSEKVIEVKDGKKKARVKNFFPGYVLVEAVLDKETIHLILEAPSVLGFVPDKNNPAPLQPDEVRRLIGKMESKEDVELVEIPFRMGDPVKVVEGPFNNFSGFVQEVNPEKLKVKVMVSIFGRKTPVELDFVQVELEK, from the coding sequence TTGAACAAGCGCTGGTACGTTGTGCGAACATACTCAGGTCACGAGGCAAAGGTGAAGACATACCTCGAATCGGAGACCGCCCGGTTGAATTTGAGCGAGCGTCTCTCGAGTGTCATGATTCCTTCGGAAAAAGTCATCGAGGTCAAGGACGGGAAAAAGAAAGCCCGGGTGAAGAACTTTTTCCCCGGATATGTCCTGGTGGAGGCGGTGCTCGACAAGGAAACGATCCATCTGATCCTTGAAGCTCCGTCAGTTCTCGGGTTCGTCCCCGACAAGAATAACCCCGCTCCTCTTCAGCCCGACGAAGTGCGGCGGTTGATCGGGAAGATGGAATCGAAGGAAGACGTCGAATTGGTCGAGATCCCGTTTCGTATGGGAGACCCGGTCAAGGTTGTCGAAGGTCCCTTCAACAATTTTTCAGGTTTCGTGCAGGAAGTGAATCCGGAGAAATTGAAGGTAAAGGTGATGGTCAGCATTTTCGGACGGAAGACCCCTGTGGAACTGGATTTCGTCCAGGTGGAATTGGAAAAGTAG
- the rplL gene encoding 50S ribosomal protein L7/L12, whose protein sequence is MSAVAEIVEKIEKLTLLEAAELKKALEEKFGVTASAPMMFAGAAPAAAAPAVEEKTEFTVELKSAGAQKINVIKVVRAATGLGLKEAKDLVDGAPKAVKEGLNKEEAEKLKKEIEEAGGVVELK, encoded by the coding sequence ATGTCAGCAGTAGCAGAAATTGTCGAGAAGATTGAAAAATTGACTCTGCTCGAAGCAGCCGAGTTGAAAAAGGCACTGGAAGAGAAGTTCGGCGTGACCGCGTCAGCCCCGATGATGTTTGCGGGTGCAGCGCCGGCCGCCGCCGCGCCAGCAGTCGAAGAAAAGACTGAATTCACCGTCGAATTGAAAAGCGCCGGTGCCCAGAAGATCAACGTGATCAAAGTTGTTCGCGCAGCGACCGGTCTCGGACTCAAGGAAGCCAAGGATTTGGTTGACGGCGCTCCGAAGGCCGTGAAAGAAGGTCTCAACAAGGAAGAAGCAGAGAAGTTGAAGAAAGAGATCGAAGAAGCGGGTGGCGTGGTTGAGTTGAAGTAA
- the rpoB gene encoding DNA-directed RNA polymerase subunit beta, producing the protein MKNQSNGSDGRISFGRIPSVIETPDLLNVQIDSFNKFLQSEVPPHRRKRHGLQQVFEMNFPITDARENFLLEFAEYYVEKPKYSVVECQERGLTFSVPLKAKLRLSSKREGSQEFTDTVEQEVYLGNLPAMTMRGTFIINGAERVVVSQLHRSPGVFFGESVHPNGTLMYSARIIPFRGSWVEFSTDINNVMYAYIDRKKKFPVTTLLRALGYSSDDEILDLFDLVEEVEVNKVALKDYVGRTICSDVFDKKTGEIFINKDAKLTEENVKQIKKADLKKIRLLKSEAMDSRSVIANTILRDVARSEEDALETIYSQLRSGEAPDLDTAKNLIDRLFFNPKRYDLGDVGRHRMNAKLGLTIKEDVTTLTREDIVAIVKYLIDLQQGKKNVDDIDHLGNRRVRTVGEQLAQQFNVGLSRMTRTIRERMNLRDSETITPQDLVNARTITSVINAFFGTNQLSQFMDQTNPLAEMTHKRRVSALGPGGLTRERAGFEVRDVHYTHYGRLCPIETPEGPNIGLISSLCIHARINDFGFIETPYRKVKGGKVTEEIDFLAAEKEDEVTIAQANAVVDERGRFKEERVKSRFQSDYPLAEPDKIQYMDVAPNQIVSAAAALIPFLEHDDANRALMGSNMQRQAVPLLVPVAPIVGTGLEEKLARDSRTIIAAERNGSVESVTADAIVVQYDIDENSTEAIISFDDKRRVEYKLTKFFRTNQDTCINQKPVVKEGDRIKRGDVLADGCATDEGELALGRNVLVAFMPWRGYNFEDAIIISERIVAEDVFTSIHIEEFELQVRDTKRGEEELTREIPNVSEEATKDLDENGIVRIGAEVNEGDILIGKITPKGETDPTPEEKLLKAIFGEKAGDVKDASLKAPPGMKGVVISTKLFSRKKKDTESKKDDKKRLESLDRSRRKDLKELQEKLGKKLEQLLIGEKSTGIRDNDGNVIIRSGTALKEDSFKSLENLDALDYNQEWVDDKRKNNMIVKIYENYRQKLSEVEELYRHEKNKIQLGDELAPGIVQLAKVYVAKKRKLSVGDKMAGRHGNKGVVSTIVPVEDMPFLPNGRPVDIVLNPLGVPSRMNLGQLFEVALGWAGHELGVTYASPIFDGASWENVQEQLRKAGLSENSKSVLIDGRSGEPFDQEVSVGYIYMMKLSHLVDDKIHARSIGPYSLITQQPLGGKAQVGGQRFGEMEVWALEGYGASHVLQEILTVKSDDVVGRAKVYEAIVKGDNLPEPNIPESFNVLIRELQGLGLEIKIE; encoded by the coding sequence TTGAAGAACCAATCCAATGGCTCAGACGGTCGAATCTCCTTCGGCCGCATTCCATCGGTAATTGAAACACCGGACCTGCTCAACGTCCAAATCGACTCGTTCAACAAGTTCCTGCAGTCGGAGGTGCCGCCCCATCGTCGGAAGAGGCATGGCCTGCAGCAGGTATTCGAAATGAACTTCCCGATCACCGACGCCCGGGAAAACTTCCTGCTCGAGTTTGCGGAGTACTACGTCGAGAAACCGAAATACTCCGTCGTCGAATGCCAGGAGCGCGGATTGACCTTCTCCGTGCCACTCAAGGCAAAGTTGCGCCTTTCCTCGAAGAGGGAAGGCAGCCAGGAATTCACCGATACCGTCGAACAGGAAGTCTATCTCGGGAATCTTCCGGCGATGACGATGCGCGGCACGTTCATCATCAACGGTGCCGAACGCGTGGTCGTCAGCCAGCTCCATCGTTCGCCCGGCGTGTTCTTTGGCGAGTCTGTCCATCCGAACGGGACGCTGATGTACTCGGCGCGTATCATCCCGTTCCGCGGTTCGTGGGTGGAGTTCTCTACGGACATCAACAACGTGATGTATGCCTATATCGATCGGAAGAAGAAATTCCCGGTCACGACCCTGTTGCGCGCACTGGGGTATTCGTCGGACGATGAAATCCTTGACCTCTTCGATCTGGTCGAGGAAGTCGAAGTGAACAAGGTCGCCTTGAAGGATTATGTCGGCCGCACGATTTGCAGCGACGTGTTCGATAAGAAGACCGGCGAAATCTTCATCAACAAGGACGCGAAGCTCACCGAAGAGAACGTCAAGCAGATCAAGAAGGCAGATTTGAAAAAGATCCGCCTGTTGAAATCGGAGGCGATGGACTCGCGCTCCGTGATCGCGAATACGATCCTGCGTGACGTCGCCCGCTCCGAGGAAGATGCTCTCGAAACAATCTATTCGCAGCTCCGCTCGGGCGAAGCGCCGGACCTCGATACGGCAAAGAACCTGATCGACCGGTTGTTCTTCAACCCGAAACGATACGACCTCGGCGATGTGGGACGCCATCGCATGAACGCCAAGCTCGGCCTGACGATCAAGGAAGACGTCACGACCCTTACCCGCGAGGACATCGTCGCGATCGTGAAGTACCTCATCGATCTCCAGCAGGGCAAGAAGAATGTCGACGACATCGATCACCTGGGCAACCGCCGCGTCCGCACTGTGGGCGAGCAGCTGGCACAGCAGTTCAATGTCGGCCTCTCGCGCATGACGCGCACCATCCGTGAGCGTATGAATCTCCGCGACAGCGAGACGATTACGCCGCAGGATCTGGTGAACGCGCGGACGATCACAAGCGTGATCAATGCGTTCTTCGGTACGAACCAGCTCTCCCAGTTTATGGACCAGACCAATCCTCTGGCAGAAATGACACACAAACGCCGTGTGTCTGCCCTTGGACCGGGCGGTCTGACTCGCGAACGAGCGGGCTTCGAAGTCCGTGACGTTCACTACACGCACTACGGCCGCTTGTGCCCGATCGAAACGCCGGAAGGGCCGAACATCGGTCTCATCTCTTCTCTCTGCATCCATGCCCGGATCAACGATTTCGGCTTCATCGAGACCCCGTACCGCAAGGTCAAAGGGGGAAAGGTGACGGAAGAAATCGACTTCCTCGCGGCAGAGAAGGAAGACGAGGTAACGATCGCTCAGGCAAACGCCGTGGTCGATGAGCGCGGTCGCTTCAAGGAAGAGAGAGTCAAATCCCGGTTCCAGAGCGACTACCCGCTCGCAGAGCCGGACAAGATTCAGTACATGGACGTTGCTCCGAACCAGATCGTCAGCGCTGCTGCCGCGCTGATCCCGTTCCTCGAGCACGATGACGCCAACCGCGCGCTGATGGGCTCGAACATGCAACGCCAGGCAGTCCCGCTGCTGGTGCCGGTAGCCCCGATCGTCGGCACGGGACTCGAAGAAAAGCTCGCCCGTGATTCCAGGACAATCATCGCGGCAGAGCGCAACGGCAGTGTCGAGTCGGTCACCGCAGACGCGATCGTTGTCCAGTATGACATCGACGAAAACAGTACCGAGGCGATCATCAGTTTCGATGACAAGCGCCGGGTGGAATACAAGCTCACCAAGTTTTTCCGCACGAACCAGGACACCTGCATCAATCAGAAGCCGGTGGTGAAAGAAGGAGATCGCATCAAGCGCGGGGACGTCCTGGCAGACGGTTGCGCAACCGACGAAGGCGAGCTGGCACTCGGACGGAACGTCCTTGTTGCCTTCATGCCATGGCGCGGCTACAACTTCGAAGACGCGATCATCATCAGCGAGCGGATTGTTGCAGAAGACGTCTTCACATCCATTCATATCGAGGAGTTCGAGCTTCAGGTCCGCGATACGAAGCGCGGCGAAGAGGAACTGACCCGTGAAATCCCGAACGTCAGTGAGGAAGCGACAAAGGACCTCGACGAAAACGGCATCGTGCGCATCGGCGCGGAAGTGAACGAAGGTGACATCCTCATCGGCAAGATCACGCCGAAAGGTGAAACCGACCCGACGCCGGAAGAGAAACTGCTGAAAGCGATCTTCGGTGAAAAGGCCGGCGACGTGAAGGACGCATCGCTGAAGGCTCCTCCGGGAATGAAGGGTGTCGTCATCTCGACCAAGTTGTTCAGCCGCAAGAAGAAGGATACGGAGAGCAAGAAGGACGACAAGAAACGTCTCGAATCGCTCGATCGCTCCCGCCGGAAAGACCTGAAGGAACTGCAGGAGAAGCTCGGAAAGAAACTCGAGCAGCTCCTGATCGGCGAAAAGTCCACCGGTATCCGCGACAACGACGGCAACGTCATCATCCGCAGCGGAACAGCTCTGAAGGAAGACTCCTTCAAGTCGCTGGAAAATCTCGATGCGCTCGACTACAACCAGGAATGGGTTGATGACAAGCGCAAGAACAACATGATCGTGAAGATCTATGAAAACTATCGGCAGAAACTGAGCGAAGTCGAAGAGCTCTACCGTCACGAGAAGAACAAGATTCAGCTTGGCGACGAGTTGGCGCCGGGTATCGTGCAGCTCGCGAAAGTCTATGTTGCCAAGAAGCGCAAGCTGTCAGTCGGCGACAAGATGGCCGGCCGTCACGGAAACAAGGGCGTCGTTTCGACGATCGTGCCTGTCGAAGACATGCCGTTCCTCCCGAATGGCCGCCCGGTCGATATCGTCCTCAACCCGCTGGGCGTCCCTTCCCGTATGAACCTCGGTCAGCTGTTCGAGGTGGCACTCGGGTGGGCCGGTCACGAGCTTGGTGTGACGTATGCATCGCCGATCTTCGATGGCGCCTCGTGGGAGAATGTGCAGGAACAGCTGCGCAAGGCTGGTCTCTCGGAGAATTCGAAATCAGTCCTGATCGACGGACGGAGCGGCGAGCCGTTCGACCAGGAGGTCAGTGTTGGATACATCTACATGATGAAGCTCTCGCATCTTGTAGATGACAAAATCCACGCCCGTTCCATCGGGCCATATTCACTTATTACACAGCAACCGCTGGGTGGTAAAGCGCAAGTCGGCGGCCAGAGGTTTGGTGAGATGGAAGTGTGGGCGCTCGAAGGATACGGCGCGTCGCATGTGCTGCAGGAGATCCTCACCGTCAAGTCTGACGACGTCGTGGGCCGTGCAAAGGTCTACGAAGCGATCGTCAAGGGTGACAATCTGCCTGAGCCGAACATACCTGAATCCTTCAACGTGCTCATTCGTGAGCTCCAGGGTCTCGGACTCGAAATCAAGATTGAGTGA
- the rplJ gene encoding 50S ribosomal protein L10, with the protein MNRSDKEAIVAEVAERAARATAMYFADFTGLTVEEATQLRSEFRKAGVEYRVVKNTLAKKALEQVTGYDRVFDKLVGPTGIAFSYDDAVAPARIIKKFSDKSGKLKLKAAVLEKQVFDGSQLDELSKLPTRAELMSGIIGTIHAPVSGIVGAIGAVIRDLVNVIDAIEKKKAA; encoded by the coding sequence ATGAACCGATCGGACAAAGAGGCGATCGTAGCGGAAGTTGCTGAACGGGCCGCGCGCGCGACTGCCATGTACTTTGCCGACTTCACCGGGCTCACTGTCGAAGAAGCAACCCAGCTTCGAAGTGAATTCCGGAAGGCCGGCGTCGAGTACAGGGTGGTAAAGAACACGCTCGCGAAAAAAGCCCTGGAGCAAGTGACCGGATACGATCGTGTGTTTGACAAATTGGTCGGGCCGACTGGGATTGCTTTCAGTTACGATGACGCAGTAGCTCCCGCAAGGATCATCAAGAAGTTCAGTGACAAATCCGGCAAGCTGAAGCTCAAGGCTGCCGTTCTTGAGAAACAGGTCTTTGACGGATCACAATTGGATGAACTGTCCAAGTTGCCAACCCGCGCTGAGTTGATGTCGGGTATCATTGGCACCATCCATGCGCCGGTCTCCGGAATCGTCGGAGCCATCGGTGCGGTGATACGGGATCTCGTCAATGTGATTGACGCAATCGAGAAGAAGAAAGCGGCCTAG
- the secE gene encoding preprotein translocase subunit SecE encodes MKEKILNFFNDVVKEMGKVTWPTRDELAESTKIVIIVCVLISLFTWGVDTLLAAALKAIL; translated from the coding sequence ATGAAAGAAAAGATTCTCAATTTTTTCAATGACGTGGTAAAAGAGATGGGCAAGGTGACGTGGCCGACCCGTGATGAACTCGCGGAATCGACGAAGATCGTCATCATCGTTTGTGTACTCATTTCTTTGTTTACCTGGGGTGTCGATACTCTGCTGGCCGCAGCCCTCAAGGCAATCCTTTAA
- the rpmG gene encoding 50S ribosomal protein L33: MRDIITLECSTCKRRNYSATKNKKLQTGRVEYKKYCKWCKKRTPHKETK; this comes from the coding sequence GTGAGAGATATTATCACTTTGGAATGCTCAACCTGCAAACGCAGGAACTACAGTGCAACGAAAAACAAGAAGCTGCAGACCGGCCGGGTTGAGTACAAGAAATATTGTAAGTGGTGCAAGAAGCGCACACCCCACAAAGAAACGAAGTGA
- the rplK gene encoding 50S ribosomal protein L11, with the protein MAKKITGFIKLQIPAGQANPAPPVGPALGQKGVNIMEFCKQFNARTKDQQGLIIPVIITVFSDKSFTFITKTPPAATLLLKAAKVEKGSGEPNRNKVGKVTKKQVREIAESKMVDLNAASVEAAMSMVAGTARSMGITVED; encoded by the coding sequence ATGGCGAAAAAAATTACAGGGTTTATCAAGCTGCAAATTCCTGCCGGACAAGCGAATCCGGCACCTCCGGTCGGTCCCGCCCTTGGTCAAAAGGGCGTGAACATCATGGAATTCTGCAAGCAATTCAACGCCAGGACCAAGGATCAGCAGGGCCTGATTATCCCGGTGATCATCACCGTCTTCAGTGATAAGTCGTTTACGTTTATCACCAAGACGCCGCCGGCGGCGACATTGCTCCTGAAAGCGGCGAAGGTCGAAAAAGGCTCCGGCGAACCGAATCGCAACAAGGTCGGCAAGGTCACGAAGAAGCAGGTTCGCGAGATTGCTGAATCAAAGATGGTTGACCTGAATGCAGCTTCAGTGGAAGCCGCGATGAGCATGGTCGCTGGGACTGCTCGCAGCATGGGCATCACGGTTGAAGATTAA
- the rplA gene encoding 50S ribosomal protein L1: MRTRSKRYKTVATKVEKKNYTIADAVQKVKETASAKFAEGVDIAVRLGVDPKKADQALRGTVALPHGIGKAVRVLVIAKPPKDDEAKAAGADHVGFQDYLEKIQGGWADVDVIIATPDVMGDLGKLGRILGPRGLMPNPKSGTVTVDVGKAVTEVKAGKIEFRVDKAGIVHATVGKASFEKDKLVENIQSFLTTIVRLKPSTAKGTYIKSIAISTTMGPGVQIDRGEIAGH, encoded by the coding sequence ATGAGAACTCGAAGCAAGCGCTACAAGACAGTGGCGACAAAAGTTGAGAAGAAGAACTACACGATTGCCGACGCTGTGCAGAAGGTGAAAGAAACTGCCAGCGCAAAGTTCGCCGAAGGCGTCGATATCGCAGTTCGCCTCGGTGTCGATCCGAAGAAGGCCGATCAGGCCCTCCGCGGCACGGTTGCGTTGCCGCACGGAATCGGTAAGGCAGTGCGTGTACTTGTGATTGCCAAGCCGCCGAAGGATGACGAAGCGAAGGCAGCCGGCGCAGACCATGTCGGATTCCAGGACTACCTCGAGAAGATTCAGGGTGGATGGGCAGACGTGGACGTGATCATTGCGACGCCGGACGTCATGGGAGATCTCGGAAAGCTCGGAAGAATCCTCGGCCCCCGCGGTCTGATGCCGAATCCGAAGAGTGGCACCGTAACCGTCGATGTCGGAAAAGCGGTCACAGAAGTGAAAGCTGGAAAAATTGAATTCCGCGTCGACAAGGCCGGTATCGTGCACGCCACGGTCGGCAAAGCGAGTTTCGAAAAGGATAAGCTGGTGGAGAATATCCAGTCATTCCTGACGACCATCGTTCGCCTGAAGCCCTCGACGGCGAAGGGAACGTATATCAAGAGTATCGCGATCTCCACGACGATGGGACCTGGTGTCCAGATTGATCGCGGCGAAATCGCCGGTCATTAA